Proteins found in one Pagrus major chromosome 20, Pma_NU_1.0 genomic segment:
- the adoa gene encoding 2-aminoethanethiol (cysteamine) dioxygenase a: MPRDNKTPLIQKIAKQAHITFKGFKSSANGDNNLVADKHNELISLVTAARAADLKISPRKTKPSSAAAGLQNPPVAYMHICETEVFSMGVFLLRAGASIPLHDHPGMNGMLKVLYGKVNVRCFDKLEDNLTVSTVPSRFEPPLAPFQMASLRRAVLRSVIEYSETSGPCLLTPVQDNLHQIDAVEGPAAFLDILAPPYNPDDERDCHYYKVLQTVAEGETDGKSNEEQKGEETDKEKEAWLLEVPQPEDFWCGGEPYPGPTVSV; this comes from the exons ATGCCGCGGGACAACAAAACTCCTCTCATCCAGAAGATCGCAAAACAAGCCCACATCACCTTTAAAGGCTTCAAGTCTTCTGCCAACGGGGACAATAACCTCGTCGCCGACAAACACAATGAACTCATCTCCTTAGTGACTGCGGCCAGAGCTGCCGACCTGAAGATTTCTCCCCGGAAAACCAAACCGAGCTCCGCCGCCGCGGGGCTCCAGAACCCCCCGGTCGCCTACATGCACATCTGCGAGACGGAGGTGTTCAGCATGGGGGTGTTCCTGCTGAGGGCCGGCGCCTCCATACCGCTGCACGACCACCCGGGCATGAACGGGATGCTGAAG GTTCTCTACGGGAAGGTGAACGTCCGCTGTTTTGACAAGCTGGAGGATAACCTGACTGTCAGCACTGTCCCGTCTCGTTTTGAGCCTCCATTGGCTCCATTCCAGATGGCCTCCCTGCGGCGCGCCGTGCTCCGATCAGTCATTGAGTATTCAGAGACCAGCGGGCCGTGCCTCCTCACTCCTGTACAGGATAACCTCCACCAGATCGATGCAGTGGAGGGACCGGCTGCATTCCTGGATATCCTGGCACCTCCGTACAATCCAGATGACGAGCGGGACTGTCACTATTACAAAGTCCTGCAAACTGTTGCAGAGGGAGAAACCGATGGAAAGAGCAATGAGGagcagaaaggagaggagacggATAAAGAAAAGGAGGCATGGCTGCTAGAAGTTCCTCAGCCAGAGGACTTCTGGTGTGGTGGGGAGCCCTACCCAGGCCCGACAGTCTCAGTCTGA